From a single Paraburkholderia edwinii genomic region:
- a CDS encoding LysR family transcriptional regulator — translation MVDMVHSMRIFVRVVEAGTFTAVARETDTTTAQVSRAVSLLEDELQTLLLHRTTRHLSVTEAGAKYFERAKLILAELDNANVEARNAMSHPQGRIRVHATPGLARGAVTSALLAYQAEHPDVSLDLDIEQRIPNLVEDGYDISLASTTQLADSAYIAQTLGTSHGILTASPDYLDRHGTPASVEDLAQHTLLRLSSPLAPADEWHLEGADGSMLVTVKSSPFQTSSPDALRHALVTGAGIGMMCAYNVLDDLRSGALVRVLPQMRLRPFNVYALYVSRRYMDAKTRTLIDFLRKWVTPELARLEHEVESFATRGLVQTQTRGPRNAGLKNGALALAAKESPVPSATVETIH, via the coding sequence ATGGTTGACATGGTTCATAGCATGCGCATTTTCGTGCGCGTCGTGGAGGCCGGCACGTTCACGGCCGTTGCGCGAGAGACCGACACGACCACCGCGCAGGTGTCGCGCGCGGTATCGCTGCTCGAAGATGAACTGCAAACGCTGCTGCTTCACCGCACCACGCGACATCTTTCGGTAACCGAAGCAGGTGCAAAGTACTTCGAACGCGCAAAACTGATTCTCGCGGAACTGGACAATGCAAATGTCGAGGCACGCAATGCAATGTCGCATCCGCAAGGGCGCATTCGCGTGCATGCGACGCCAGGTCTCGCGCGCGGCGCGGTCACCTCGGCGCTGCTCGCGTATCAGGCCGAGCACCCCGACGTTTCGCTGGATCTCGATATCGAACAGCGCATTCCGAACCTCGTCGAGGACGGCTACGACATCTCGCTCGCCAGCACCACGCAATTGGCCGATTCCGCGTACATCGCGCAGACGCTCGGCACGAGTCACGGCATTCTGACCGCGTCTCCCGACTATCTCGACAGGCACGGCACGCCGGCAAGCGTCGAAGACCTCGCGCAACATACGCTGCTGCGTCTATCGAGTCCGCTCGCACCCGCCGACGAATGGCATCTCGAGGGCGCCGACGGCTCGATGCTGGTCACGGTGAAGTCGTCGCCGTTTCAAACCAGTTCGCCCGATGCGCTGCGTCACGCACTGGTCACCGGCGCCGGCATCGGCATGATGTGCGCGTATAACGTGCTCGACGATTTGCGCAGCGGCGCCCTCGTGCGCGTGCTGCCGCAAATGCGCCTGCGACCGTTCAATGTCTACGCGCTTTACGTGTCGCGCCGCTATATGGATGCAAAAACGCGCACGCTGATCGACTTTCTGCGCAAGTGGGTCACGCCTGAACTCGCACGCCTCGAACATGAAGTCGAATCGTTCGCGACGCGCGGTCTCGTGCAAACCCAAACGCGTGGGCCGCGCAACGCGGGGCTCAAAAACGGCGCGCTCGCACTGGCCGCCAAGGAGTCGCCCGTGCCCTCCGCGACGGTGGAAACGATTCATTGA
- a CDS encoding DUF4148 domain-containing protein, producing MKIRQAFLASLVASALVVPAAAFAQQSTITRAQVKNELAQLRAAGYQGDTEASYPVEIQAAEARVAAKRAQGASGYGPGTAGTSAAGAGATPAQQPGQSGQ from the coding sequence ATGAAGATCCGACAAGCTTTTCTGGCATCCCTTGTTGCTTCCGCGCTTGTTGTGCCGGCTGCGGCATTCGCGCAGCAATCGACCATCACCCGTGCGCAAGTGAAAAATGAACTCGCCCAACTGCGTGCTGCAGGCTATCAGGGCGATACCGAAGCTTCATATCCGGTTGAGATTCAGGCTGCGGAAGCACGCGTGGCCGCGAAGCGGGCGCAGGGGGCATCCGGCTATGGTCCGGGCACGGCGGGGACGTCGGCAGCGGGCGCGGGCGCTACGCCGGCTCAGCAGCCTGGCCAATCCGGTCAGTAA
- the glcF gene encoding glycolate oxidase subunit GlcF gives MQTNLSDRARSLPHADEADEILRSCVHCGFCNATCPTYQLLGNELDGPRGRIYLIKQLLEGEASTEKTQTHLDRCLTCRNCETTCPSGVRYHSLLDIGRAELERRIERPLRERALRAGLRHVIPRPGVFNTLLKAGRAVRPMLPKALGDKIPAQQIAAKARPPRRHARRMLMLEGCVQPSLSPNTNAATARVLDQLGISIDNAPQAGCCGSTDYHLNAQQAGLDRARRNIDAWWPAIEAGRVEAIIQTASGCGAFVKEYGHLLRDDPRYAEKARRVSELTRDLVEVLAAENLDALRLTEAARRIAFHCPCTLQHAQKLGGAVEGVLQRLGFELSAVPDAHLCCGSAGTYSFTQPELSKQLRDNKLDALESGKPDLIATANIGCQAHLAGAGRTPVRHWIEIVEEALADA, from the coding sequence ATGCAGACGAACCTTTCCGATCGCGCGCGCAGCTTGCCGCATGCCGACGAAGCCGATGAAATCCTGCGCTCGTGCGTGCATTGCGGCTTCTGTAACGCAACGTGCCCGACGTATCAGCTTCTCGGCAACGAACTCGACGGGCCGCGCGGCCGCATCTATCTGATCAAGCAATTGCTCGAAGGCGAAGCGTCGACCGAAAAAACGCAAACGCATCTCGATCGCTGCCTCACGTGCCGTAATTGCGAAACGACGTGCCCATCGGGCGTGCGCTATCACTCGCTGCTCGATATCGGCCGCGCCGAACTCGAGCGACGCATCGAACGGCCGCTGCGCGAGCGCGCTTTGCGCGCGGGCCTGCGTCACGTGATTCCGCGCCCCGGTGTGTTCAACACGCTGCTGAAAGCGGGCCGCGCGGTGCGGCCGATGCTGCCCAAAGCGCTCGGCGACAAGATTCCGGCGCAGCAGATCGCGGCGAAGGCGCGCCCGCCGCGGCGCCACGCGCGCCGGATGCTGATGCTCGAAGGCTGCGTGCAGCCGTCACTGTCGCCGAATACGAACGCGGCAACCGCGCGCGTGCTCGACCAGCTCGGCATCAGCATCGACAACGCGCCACAGGCGGGCTGCTGCGGCTCGACCGACTACCATCTGAACGCGCAGCAGGCAGGCCTCGATCGCGCGCGCCGCAATATCGACGCGTGGTGGCCGGCTATCGAGGCGGGCCGCGTCGAAGCAATCATTCAGACCGCGAGCGGCTGCGGCGCCTTCGTCAAGGAGTACGGACATCTGCTGCGCGACGATCCGCGCTACGCGGAAAAAGCCCGGCGGGTGAGTGAACTCACGCGCGACCTCGTCGAAGTGCTGGCGGCGGAAAATCTCGATGCGCTGCGTTTGACCGAAGCGGCGCGCCGCATTGCGTTCCATTGCCCGTGCACGCTCCAGCATGCACAGAAACTGGGCGGCGCGGTGGAGGGCGTACTGCAGCGGCTCGGCTTCGAATTGTCCGCGGTGCCCGACGCGCATCTATGCTGCGGCTCGGCCGGCACGTACTCGTTTACGCAGCCCGAGTTGTCGAAGCAGTTGCGCGACAACAAGCTCGATGCGCTCGAAAGCGGCAAGCCGGATCTGATCGCGACGGCGAATATCGGCTGCCAGGCGCATCTTGCGGGCGCGGGCAGAACGCCGGTGCGGCACTGGATCGAGATTGTCGAGGAGGCGCTTGCGGATGCGTGA
- the glcE gene encoding glycolate oxidase subunit GlcE encodes MRREPQSFQSADDSIRLIDQVSSAAARRVPLRIRGGDTKASLGRPVEGEALDMRSHCGVVSYDPTELVVTVRAGTPVAQLNAVLDEAGQMLPCEPPEFGGEATVGGAVASGLSGPRRPWVGALRDFVLGCRLITSEGKYVRFGGEVMKNVAGYDLSRLMAGSFGCLGVIADVSLKVLPKPRAAHCLRVDMSAADALDRIVEWRRAGLPVTGACHIGDTLYLRLEGGTASVQSAAQRIGGAAIDPAFWADLREQRLPFFAGPECLWRLSLPNHVGVEALPGEAALDWGGAQRWLKSNAPAASIRRIAESAGGHATCFTPAAGVEPFQPLPAPLLRFHRQLKQKLDPHGIFNPGRMYADL; translated from the coding sequence ATGCGCCGCGAACCTCAATCTTTTCAATCCGCCGACGACAGCATCCGGCTGATCGACCAGGTGAGCTCCGCGGCCGCGCGGCGTGTGCCGCTGCGCATTCGCGGCGGCGACACGAAGGCGTCGCTGGGCCGGCCCGTGGAAGGCGAGGCGCTCGATATGCGCAGCCATTGCGGCGTCGTCAGCTACGACCCGACCGAACTCGTGGTTACCGTGCGTGCCGGCACGCCGGTCGCGCAACTGAACGCCGTGCTCGACGAGGCAGGCCAGATGCTGCCGTGCGAGCCGCCCGAATTCGGCGGCGAGGCGACCGTCGGCGGCGCGGTTGCAAGCGGGCTGTCGGGGCCGCGCCGTCCGTGGGTCGGCGCGCTGCGCGACTTCGTGCTCGGCTGCCGGCTCATTACGAGCGAAGGCAAGTATGTGCGGTTCGGTGGCGAGGTCATGAAGAACGTCGCCGGCTACGACCTGTCGCGGCTCATGGCGGGCAGTTTCGGCTGCCTCGGCGTGATTGCCGACGTGTCGCTGAAGGTGCTGCCGAAACCGCGCGCGGCGCATTGCCTGCGCGTCGACATGAGCGCGGCCGATGCGCTCGACCGGATCGTCGAATGGCGTCGCGCCGGTTTACCGGTTACCGGCGCGTGTCATATCGGCGATACGCTTTATCTGCGGCTTGAAGGCGGCACGGCATCGGTGCAGTCCGCGGCGCAGCGCATCGGCGGCGCCGCGATCGATCCTGCGTTCTGGGCCGATTTGCGCGAGCAGCGGCTACCGTTTTTCGCGGGCCCCGAATGCCTGTGGCGCCTTTCCTTGCCCAATCATGTCGGCGTCGAAGCGCTGCCCGGCGAAGCGGCGTTGGACTGGGGCGGCGCGCAACGCTGGCTCAAAAGCAATGCGCCAGCGGCGAGCATCCGGCGCATCGCCGAATCCGCGGGCGGACACGCAACGTGCTTCACGCCGGCCGCGGGCGTCGAACCGTTTCAGCCGCTGCCGGCGCCGTTGCTGCGTTTTCACCGGCAGCTGAAGCAGAAGCTCGATCCGCACGGTATTTTCAATCCGGGGCGGATGTACGCCGACCTGTAA
- a CDS encoding FadR/GntR family transcriptional regulator codes for MSYTPIVPPPRFRLSDAVCDQLEQLIVDGTLRAGEALPSERDLAQKLNVSRPSLREALLRLEGSKLIQSKTGGGYVVANSTAPLIADPLAHLMARHRKAAGDILEMREGLEAVAVELAAVRATKTDIQNIKEALAELETAFGKDQPYDVEDGEVSLPQLDAAFHLRIADATHNIVLVHVMHGIHNLVQKSIEETYATFKKRNADLFYLVQQHRTIYEAIRKHDPSAARAALGTHLEFIRENASR; via the coding sequence ATGTCCTACACCCCTATCGTTCCGCCACCGCGATTCCGGCTCTCCGACGCGGTCTGCGACCAGCTCGAGCAGTTGATCGTCGACGGAACGCTGCGGGCCGGCGAAGCGCTGCCGTCCGAGCGCGATCTGGCACAGAAGCTCAATGTCTCGCGCCCGTCGCTGCGCGAGGCGCTATTGCGGCTCGAAGGCAGCAAGCTGATCCAGTCGAAGACGGGCGGCGGCTACGTCGTCGCGAACTCCACCGCGCCGCTGATCGCGGACCCGCTCGCGCATCTGATGGCGCGCCATCGCAAGGCAGCCGGCGATATTCTCGAGATGCGCGAAGGGCTCGAAGCCGTCGCGGTCGAGCTCGCGGCGGTGCGTGCCACCAAGACAGACATCCAGAACATCAAGGAAGCGCTCGCCGAACTCGAAACCGCGTTCGGCAAAGATCAACCCTACGACGTGGAAGATGGCGAAGTGAGCTTGCCGCAGCTCGATGCGGCGTTCCATTTGAGGATTGCGGACGCCACGCACAATATCGTGCTCGTGCATGTGATGCACGGCATTCATAACCTCGTGCAGAAGTCGATCGAAGAAACGTACGCGACCTTCAAGAAGCGCAACGCCGATCTTTTTTATCTCGTGCAGCAGCACCGCACGATTTACGAAGCGATCCGCAAGCACGACCCAAGCGCCGCACGCGCGGCGCTCGGCACCCACCTCGAATTTATCCGCGAGAACGCCTCGCGTTAG
- a CDS encoding ester cyclase: protein MDGRNSVRIVENFWRQVWQAGNPDAVDKLVAEDFEITTGGVTIGSRDAFKSWVAAFLASIDDFEFHIVEMFSSASGDRVVTRWRVTGKNNGFMGFEADGAPIDMTGTAVFEVREDGLLQHNWVERNALEVERNMEKFRARAA, encoded by the coding sequence ATGGACGGGCGCAATTCAGTGCGGATTGTTGAGAATTTCTGGCGGCAGGTCTGGCAGGCCGGCAATCCGGACGCGGTAGACAAACTGGTTGCCGAGGACTTCGAGATCACGACTGGCGGTGTGACGATCGGTTCGCGCGATGCGTTCAAGTCGTGGGTGGCGGCGTTTCTTGCCAGCATCGACGACTTTGAATTTCACATCGTCGAGATGTTTTCGAGCGCGAGCGGCGATCGCGTCGTGACGCGCTGGCGCGTGACGGGCAAGAACAACGGCTTTATGGGTTTCGAGGCCGATGGCGCGCCGATCGATATGACCGGTACCGCGGTGTTCGAAGTGCGCGAAGACGGGTTGCTGCAGCACAACTGGGTGGAGCGTAACGCGCTGGAAGTGGAGCGGAATATGGAGAAGTTCAGGGCGCGTGCCGCGTGA